Genomic segment of Vulpes lagopus strain Blue_001 chromosome 7, ASM1834538v1, whole genome shotgun sequence:
tcaatcccggaactccaggatcacaccctgggccaaaggcaggcgctaaaccgctgagccacccagggatcccctagtctcCTATTCCTAACTGTGAGCAGACAAAGATACAGACATTAGAGGAAAGCCTCTGAGGGGAAAACTGATGACATCTAAGAGTTCTTCTAAATgactgtgtgtgcgtgtgtgtgtgtgtgtgtgtgtgtgtgtgtgtgtgtaaaggtcAGGGGAATGCCAAGCCATGGGACTCTTTTACCCATTTGGAGTATGATTGTCCAGGATTTGCCCATAAAACAAAACCTCAACTGGGTACAGAAATCCAAGAAACACCTCAGCTGAGGGATTTTCAGGGCAGTAGGGGCACCAGGTCTCATCTTGGTCAAGAGAAACTTTTGGTCTTCAGATTATACAGGGGAAATGTGGGTAGCAGTGTCACCATCCCAGCACCTTGATGCCCACTATGAGGAAATCCTTCCCGGCCTCTGATTTTGCTGGGGGTCCCACCCCTGTGACCCAGCCATCTTTTCACACCAGCTGATTGCAGAGATCTACTGGTATACAGATAATGTGGCATTCTGCCCTCAGCTGAAGACAAAGAAGCCCCAGAAATAGGTCTTAATCAGGAATTCCACAGATCTAGCCCAACAAGGGATTGAAAGAGATAAGACAAGGTAAACCCCCAAAAGCAGAGGGACCCAGGTCCTGAACCAAGATCAGGAAAAAGGTCAGGTTAGGATAAGAACCAGGGCAAAGTGAGTGTCAGGGCCAAGGGTGATATTGCTGTCAAGATCAGAGCTACAGTAGAATCAGGGTTAGATTGGAGTCAGGGAATTAGATTTTAAATTAGGTATCCCTCCAGCCTCATCCTTCATCTCCTTTAGGATGCCAAATTCCCAGAGAGCTCTCCCTGTCCAAAACACCTGTATAAGGTGGCTGGCTCCCAGGGCAGCCAGCCTTTCCTGAGGCTCCTGGTTATACCAGGGTCCTGTTGGTCTGTTGAGGGAGacccaggccctgctcctggaTAGCACACAGTctgaaagaaaacaggaacaCCCAGCTCTGCCCTTAAAGAGATCTCAGTCAAGGAAAGGACAGAAATGAGAACATCAGAAAAACACTTTGAGGGCAATGCCTGGCTCCAAGCCCCAGCCTTggctagaaaggaagaaagtgtgATTCAAACAAAGAACTATTCAGAGGGGGCCAAGACTGGCATGGGGATCTCTCTGGCATAGGGGAGAGACCCAACTAGGCTGACTTTCTCTATAGGGGCTGAATCTGGGTCGAGTGGACATGGAGGCTGGTACCTCAATGCACCTAGTCATTTCCCCCCATCTCCCCTTGCCCAGGGCCTGACTCAGACCATGCAGCGCCACGTGGATCCTGAAGCTCTGCAGAAAATGGTCAAATGTGCCGTGCAGGACTACAGCTATAAGGGTTTCATACCAGGCCACCCCTATTTTCCTGAGAAATATTGGCTCTGTCAAGAGGAAGGTAGGGCCTCACTCCTTACCTACCCAATGCGGACTCCACTCAGAGACTTCAGCTATGACCCTTAAACTGACCCTTAACCTCTACCCTGATTCCATACCAAATTTATCCCCACCCATAATCTGGGCTTCTCCAATCATCTCCACGCCAGCTTGATTCCCAAACACCTGATCTgatcctaaccctgaccctagAGGAGGAGATCCAGGCCCTGCCTTGTGGGAGTTTCCTATCTGTGCCAAAGAACTGGAAGAGGTCTGAGTCCTATTCCTAGAGAGATAGAGGGAATATTAACCTCTTCTGAACAAATCCTTTCAGATGTATTCCAGGGCCATCTTTTCCCATATTAGTGACCCTGTTCCACTAGTTACTCCATTAACTAATTCAGTCAAGGTCATACAGAGCTAATATTTGCAAGAGCTGAGGTTTGAACAATGTCTGTGAAGTCCATTCTATTAACCACAATGTGATATTATTTCCTCCTTATGGCATTGCAGAGATACCTGGGTGAGATCATGGGGGGCTGGAAGAAGGGATAGATTCAAATGATTTTACTGAGGCAAAATTAGTAAACTTTGGAACCTTAGATGTGaaagatgagaaggaagaaataggagAAGGATCCATTTTCAGGTTGCCTGATTCAGAGAGAGTGGTGTCAGTATGCAAAGTGATCAGCTCAAAGGATCCAGATCCCACTCAGAAATTTGCCTTATGTGAGAAATGGGCTGCATCTCATTATCTAAATCTGGAGCCAGGCTGGGCTTGACTGGCTCAAGGATATTAGACTCTAGCTTTGTCCTGGGGATCAGAGGAGGAACATGTAGGGGGACCCAGATTCTGGGGTAGAATAAGGAGTAACAATGTCTTATGTCTCCACCCCTATGATCAAGTAGACAAATGCAACCCATACTACCTGTGTGGTGACCGGTATAACTTATGGAGGATGGGACCTTACAACTGCACCGGCTGGAACAAATATACCACATGCCTTCCTCGGCTACCTAAGGTATCTACTGTGACCAGCACAGATGCCTGGGGTCTGGGATACACATCTCTCTCTATTTCTAAACCACAGTGACTGATATTTCACCATAAGTTCTTCATCCCTTTCCCATCAACAATGCTCCAGCGCTCTTTCTCTAGTGTGAAACTAGGGTTTGTCTTTTTTAGGGGACAAGGGAACTCAGGAATGGAGCTGTATGAACAGCTCTTGGGTTCCCGAGATCCCAATATCTGGCTGGCCTCTGTGGGGACGCGATTAGTACACGTTCCCTGACTTGCTACCTGCCTGAAGCTTGCCACCTGGCCCCTTCCTACATGGTCTGGCTAAGGATTCAATGATAGGTTGAGCTTACCTGCTCCACTCTCCCTCCTTTATGATGTGAGCAAGGACAAGGGGAGGGAGAACAAGGTCACCCAGTGGCAGTGCAGATAGATATAGGAGAGTCATTCAAGGAGACAGGGAGGAGACTAGCTCCAGGCCCAggccagagggaagaggaaattTGAGAGAATGGGAAGACAGAGCAGAGGTTCTTAACTGTAGCTGATGGTTGACCTTGGGTTGACTGAACCCTTTTGAATCAGAATTTCCTCAAGAATCAGAATTTTTCACAAGTCTTTCAGGTGATTCTGGTGGGCAGGCAATATTATAATATTGACACTACCTCTTGCCAATTAAAGACGCTCTAAGACACAACTACACAGAGTCAGCAAGACAGAGAGATAATAATCAAAGGCAAATGCTGAGGCAGAGATGCCAGAGACCTAGGTCCAGACCCTGTCCACCTATAGCTCCACTTCCTTCCCTTCCtatcctcctctctcctcctcccacctggaGGTAGAGCAACTGCGTTGCCTGGTGACAACTCTAAACACTCAGAGTCCCGAGAGAGTAGAGGAGCTTCTGGAAGGCGGGAGAAGACATGGCCTGGGACTGGTCTGGGTGTTCAGGGAGGACCCCCAAAAGGAGGAACTCTTCTGGGTCAGAGTTTGAGGTAGCATGTGTGCCACTTCCAGGAGGCCGGAATGGAGACAGCTTGTCGAGGAATGCCTTTGCGATGCCCTCCTAAGCCGGAACGACTCAATGCCTACGGTAAAGGAGGTGTGGCGGTAGCGGGGTAGACCAGAAGGGCGATGGTATGAGACCTGGAGGATGGGGTGGAAGCCAGAGATTCTGTAGAGGGTCtaactctgtctctgtctttcactGTTTTTGTCTCCATCTCTTCCTATCTCTGACCTTGTCTCCTCCCCTTTTTTGTAACTCTGTATCTGGGCTTGGGGCCGCGGGTGCAGAGCGCGAGGTGGTGGTGAACATGTTGAACTCGCTGTCACGGAACCAGCCACTGCCGCAAATCACTTCCCGATGCGGGTGCGTGGACCCGCTGCCCGGTCGCTTGCCCTTCCAGGGTTATGAAAGCGCTTGCTCTGGCCGCCACTACTGTCTACGTGGGATGGACTACTGCGCCACCAGAGCACCCTGCACGGAACGCCGCCTCCGGTCTTTGTGCACCGAGCAGCCGACTGTAAGGTTCGCGGGACTGCTCCTGCCTTAGGCGGGCTCCGCCCCCAACAAGCCCCAACCCCCTGAGTCCCGTGGCACCCCGGTAGTGCGCACCCCATCCCTCACCATTTCCAGCTCTCCTCTGCCTTTATACCAGACCCCACCTCCAGCCGCCTCTATCCCCTTACTGGGCCCTGTCTTTTCCTGCCCTTCGGCCCCAGGGCCTGAGCTGACCGCTGAGACTGGAGAACCTGCACGAAGATTCCCCTAGGTTCTCGGCCCTATCCGTCCGGAACTGGGCTCAAGGTCAACCTGTACCTGTTCTGGAGGCCCTGCCAGAAGGTTTTTTTGAGGGAGAAACCCCGCAGACCAGTCCCATCCCTTCCCACACCTGGTTCCCTACCTGGACGCCGGGCCTTGGAGACGCAGGTTCTAGCCTGAGGTGTCCCATGTGCCCTCAAAAATCAGCCTGTATTCCTGTGTCTCGGGTCACCGTCGATAATGGGCAGGGTCATTGCCGGGGGTTATGTGAGCAAAGAAATGGTAACCGCATTACCAAAGGGGTCCTGGCCTTCAGAGCCCCGCACGACCTCTGAAGGTAGAGAACCTAGCCGGttacagcagaggaaacaggCCTGAGCGCCTGTTTTCCTCAGCTGCAACCCAGACTGCTGCGCACCCTTCCTCCTGCATGCACCAGGTGGCAGTCAAGGCAGGCCCAGCCTGGGAGAACTTCAAAGTCCTCATCTAAGTCTAGAGAGCTCAAGTGAGGGGTGGGCGCTAGAACCTGCCCCTACTCTACAGTGATACCTCTCGCGCTTCCCCAGGCAGAGTCTGATTAATTATGCAAGGTTGAGTCTCATCCCTCACAAGggtaggggggagggagaaagtgcCAGAGCCTTAGAAATGTCGTTAGTGCTGGAATAATTGCCCTCCAATGGAGAGCGCTCCCAGCTCTTCAACTACTGGAGCCCGACCCTCCCCAGAGTCCAGCGTGCTCCACACAGCCCAGCCTGGGCGGTGGAAACGAGGTGTAAGGAAGATAGGGACTTTCAGGTATCTTCCCAtgttttgatggaatcttgaaGACCCAGATCTACGAGCCCTAGGGCAGACACCTGAAGCGCAGCTCAGAATCTTAGTCTGGGTTTTGAGGGTAGGGAGAAATCAGAAAGCCCGACCTCTTCCCGCCCACCACTTTCTCCTGCAGGAGTGTATCACCCTGCGAGCACCGGCCCGGAATGCAATGTGCTGTTATAACTCCCCCGCCATCATACTACCCTTGTCCCAACCTTAGGTAAGTCTGGCGCAAACACATGCAAAAGCATTTGGCGCAGCGGGGTAGGCGGGGACCGGTTGGGGCGGGAACTGTCCGCTGCAGTGCACTGACTGGAAGATGCCAGCAGAGGGTGCCAGTGCCATGGGGCCGTCAAAGCGGGCATGGAAATGGAGGCCCCTCCATCAGAGGGCGCTAAGGCTGGCTTTGAAGGGTTACAGGTTGGCAGTGGGGCTTAGAGTCAAGAGATCGGAGCATTAAGTTCAGGGCTTGAAGTAAAGGATAAGAGATTAATGTTAGGGAGTCAGTACTGGGAATCAGAAATTTAACAGTAGAATCTGAGGTCAGGAGGTCAGTGTTGGAGCATGGGGTCAGTATTAGGGGCAAAATGTTGGGATAGGGTTAGCACTGAAAATTGGAATCAGACTTCTGAGGGTCCAAAAGGGCT
This window contains:
- the C7H9orf24 gene encoding spermatid-specific manchette-related protein 1 isoform X1, yielding MFLFSRKTKTPISTYSDSYRAPTSIKEVYKDPPLWAWEANKFVTPGLTQTMQRHVDPEALQKMVKCAVQDYSYKGFIPGHPYFPEKYWLCQEEVDKCNPYYLCGDRYNLWRMGPYNCTGWNKYTTCLPRLPKEAGMETACRGMPLRCPPKPERLNAYEREVVVNMLNSLSRNQPLPQITSRCGCVDPLPGRLPFQGYESACSGRHYCLRGMDYCATRAPCTERRLRSLCTEQPTECITLRAPARNAMCCYNSPAIILPLSQP
- the C7H9orf24 gene encoding spermatid-specific manchette-related protein 1 isoform X2, whose translation is METACRGMPLRCPPKPERLNAYEREVVVNMLNSLSRNQPLPQITSRCGCVDPLPGRLPFQGYESACSGRHYCLRGMDYCATRAPCTERRLRSLCTEQPTVRSVSPCEHRPGMQCAVITPPPSYYPCPNLRWDTSHFKKTGGPQRNNYVVHPEFVSENYPDCHCW